The Catenuloplanes niger genome includes a window with the following:
- a CDS encoding ATP-binding cassette domain-containing protein has product MLSVRQVTVAGGGDRPALCEVSFDLPAGAVLGVAGEPGSGRSTLTRVLTGDHVEHTGTVTLRPRDDGPEIVLRADTPRPSRAERLAAASPRVLDAADPVLTPRQRHADVLVIDDAPASSAAALARLRDRYGFAIVVTCTDPAALRGVADEVAVLYGGRIVEHGRAEDVWAGPHHPHTIDLFAGARSGATPASEPGCPYRARCAYRMGVCDDTDPALDLVTVGDGGTTMTACLQYDRDVPDPALLAASGRVVVPQG; this is encoded by the coding sequence GTGCTGAGCGTGCGGCAGGTCACGGTCGCGGGCGGCGGCGACCGGCCCGCGCTGTGCGAGGTCTCGTTCGACCTGCCGGCCGGCGCCGTCCTCGGCGTGGCCGGCGAGCCCGGCAGCGGCCGCAGCACCCTCACCCGCGTGCTCACCGGCGACCACGTCGAGCACACCGGCACGGTCACGCTCCGGCCGCGGGACGACGGCCCCGAGATCGTGCTGCGCGCGGACACGCCCCGGCCCAGCCGGGCGGAACGGCTGGCCGCCGCGTCGCCGCGCGTCCTGGACGCCGCCGACCCGGTGCTCACGCCCCGGCAGCGGCACGCGGACGTGCTGGTCATCGATGACGCGCCGGCCTCCTCCGCGGCCGCGCTGGCCCGGCTGCGCGACCGGTACGGGTTCGCGATCGTGGTCACCTGCACCGATCCGGCCGCGCTGCGCGGCGTCGCGGACGAGGTCGCGGTGCTCTACGGCGGGCGGATCGTCGAGCACGGCCGCGCCGAGGACGTGTGGGCCGGCCCGCACCACCCGCACACGATCGACCTGTTCGCCGGCGCGCGGTCCGGGGCCACGCCGGCGAGTGAACCGGGCTGCCCCTACCGCGCGCGGTGCGCGTACCGGATGGGGGTGTGTGACGACACGGATCCCGCGCTGGACCTGGTCACCGTGGGCGACGGCGGCACCACGATGACCGCGTGCCTGCAGTACGACCGCGACGTGCCCGACCCGGCGCTGCTGGCCGCCTCGGGTCGAGTCGTCGTACCGCAGGGTTAG
- the mgrA gene encoding L-glyceraldehyde 3-phosphate reductase, giving the protein MTTYNPASDRYRTMTYRRSGRSGLKLPAISLGLWHNFGDTRPLETQREIVRRAFDLGVTHFDLANNYGPPPGSAESNFGRLLATDLKPYRDEIVISSKAGYHMWDGPYGEWGSRKQLVSSLDQSLRRLGVDYVDIFYHHRPDPETPLEETMAALDAIVRSGKALYVGISNYTAEQTTRAAEILRSLGTPLLIHQPSYSMLNRWIERDGLLDALETAGAGCIAFSPLQQGLLTDRYLRGVPSDSRVATSTFLNESDLSEDTMAKVRALNEIASGRGQSLAQLALAWALRDPRMTSLIIGASSTTQLETNIAALGNLAFSDDELAEIEKYAVDR; this is encoded by the coding sequence GTGACGACGTACAACCCCGCAAGTGACCGCTACCGGACGATGACCTACCGGCGTTCCGGCCGCAGTGGGCTGAAGCTGCCCGCGATCTCGCTCGGCCTCTGGCACAACTTCGGCGACACCCGGCCGCTGGAGACCCAGCGGGAGATCGTGCGGCGGGCGTTCGACCTCGGCGTCACCCACTTCGACCTGGCCAACAACTACGGCCCGCCGCCCGGCTCCGCCGAGTCGAACTTCGGCCGGCTCCTCGCCACCGACCTCAAGCCGTACCGGGACGAGATCGTCATCTCCTCCAAGGCCGGCTACCACATGTGGGACGGGCCGTACGGCGAGTGGGGCTCGCGCAAGCAGCTGGTCTCGTCGCTGGACCAGTCGCTGCGGCGGCTCGGCGTGGACTACGTCGACATCTTCTACCACCACCGGCCGGACCCGGAGACGCCGCTCGAGGAGACCATGGCCGCGCTGGACGCGATCGTCCGCTCCGGCAAGGCGCTCTACGTCGGCATCTCCAACTACACGGCCGAGCAGACCACCCGCGCGGCCGAGATCCTGCGCTCGCTCGGCACGCCGCTGCTGATCCACCAGCCGTCGTACTCGATGCTCAACCGCTGGATCGAGCGGGACGGCCTGCTCGACGCGCTGGAGACCGCCGGCGCCGGCTGCATCGCGTTCAGCCCGCTCCAGCAGGGCCTGCTCACCGACCGCTACCTGCGCGGCGTGCCGTCCGACTCCCGCGTCGCGACCAGCACCTTCCTGAACGAGAGCGACCTGTCCGAGGACACCATGGCCAAGGTCCGCGCGCTCAACGAGATCGCGTCCGGCCGCGGGCAGTCCCTGGCCCAGCTCGCGCTCGCCTGGGCGCTGCGCGACCCGCGGATGACCAGCCTGATCATCGGCGCGTCCAGCACCACCCAGCTGGAGACGAACATCGCGGCGCTCGGCAACCTCGCGTTCTCCGACGACGAACTCGCCGAGATCGAGAAGTACGCGGTCGACCGTTGA
- a CDS encoding SMI1/KNR4 family protein, which yields MSVHAAWERIERWMARHAPRSLALLAPPATPADIAALDAVLRFETPPALAESLRRHNGLTGRANLFPDAAPLSATSIAEHYETCMDVAEDVNGFDPDPETGEPWWDPWWVPFCADNGDALVVDLRPGPGHGRLGMARHAAGGDFTDGYPPLGPYLTAIADTLDHGGTVGSRHPYLTVDDELWWSLPGGTGLNGTPLRPAPRLR from the coding sequence ATGAGCGTGCACGCGGCCTGGGAGCGGATCGAGCGGTGGATGGCGCGACACGCGCCACGCAGCCTCGCGCTGCTGGCCCCGCCGGCCACCCCGGCCGACATCGCAGCGCTGGACGCCGTGCTCCGCTTCGAGACGCCGCCCGCGCTCGCCGAGTCGCTGCGCCGGCACAACGGGCTGACCGGCCGGGCCAACCTGTTCCCGGACGCCGCGCCGCTGTCCGCGACCTCGATCGCGGAGCACTACGAGACGTGCATGGACGTCGCGGAGGACGTCAACGGCTTCGACCCCGACCCGGAGACCGGCGAGCCGTGGTGGGACCCGTGGTGGGTGCCGTTCTGCGCGGACAACGGCGACGCGCTCGTCGTCGACCTGCGCCCCGGTCCCGGCCACGGCCGCCTCGGCATGGCCCGGCACGCGGCCGGCGGCGACTTCACCGACGGCTACCCGCCGCTCGGCCCGTACCTGACCGCGATCGCGGACACGCTCGACCACGGCGGCACGGTCGGCTCCCGGCACCCGTACCTCACGGTCGACGACGAGCTCTGGTGGAGCCTGCCCGGCGGGACCGGCCTGAACGGCACGCCGCTGCGCCCGGCGCCACGACTGCGCTAG